One genomic window of Glycine max cultivar Williams 82 chromosome 16, Glycine_max_v4.0, whole genome shotgun sequence includes the following:
- the LOC102667126 gene encoding uncharacterized protein gives MRIRKNAKLSPLLFSSSLSSSSSSSCVQGGSVPLESHVCQLNQSPWDVIPFDSDSIQFKLDDNFTAGNNNGSAVNSFAAVQSVASMMDAGNKTTCHSTVMVDLVAPTNIDATVNMTNPCQFHDDKGWPCKNEAGQGQSFCEQHLSYSLLTPLHHTSSKKSQPSATGTRRGKTRGAAGKKAAAVAAAGASSNPYEFYYYSGFGPSWSKRRGDRNGGGEGSKNNSVGVENSTMVESENVVGGGADDVVDDINGNVASVEVVPSVSEMEHDGIIDYVDDDEEEEEEEVLDDSGKKRMRKPVKARSLKSLM, from the exons ATGAGGATCCGCAAGAACGCCAAGCTTTCCCCTCTTCTGTTCTCCTCGTCCTTGTCGTCCTCGTCGTCTTCGTCCTGCGTACAAGGTGGTTCGGTTCCGTTGGAGTCGCACGTGTGCCAGTTGAACCAGTCCCCATGGGATGTGATCCCCTTTGACTCTGACTCGATCCAG TTCAAGCTCGACGACAACTTCACCGCGGGAAACAACAATGGCAGCGCTGTTAATTCCTTCGCCGCCGTCCAGAG CGTGGCGTCGATGATGGATGCAGGTAACAAAACTACTTGCCACTCGACGGTAATGGTTGACCTGGTGGCGCCGACAAATATTGACGCCACCGTAAACATGACCAATCCTTGTCAGTTTCACGATGACAAGGGTTGGCCATGTAAGAATGAAGCCGGACAAGGGCAGTCATTCTGCGAGCAGCATTTATCTTATTCTCTGCTCACTCCCCTCCACCACACCAGCAGCAAGAAATCGCAACCATCCGCGACCGGAACTCGCCGTGGCAAGACTCGGGGAGCGGCGGGGAAGAAGGCGGCAGCTGTGGCGGCGGCTGGGGCGAGTTCAAACCCGTATGAATTCTACTACTACTCCGGGTTCGGGCCCTCGTGGAGCAAACGAAGAGGTGATAGAAACGGTGGAGGAGAAGGGAGCAAGAATAATAGCGTTGGGGTTGAGAATTCGACAATGGTGGAGTCCGAGAATGTAGTGGGTGGTGGTGCTGACGATGTTGTCGATGATATTAATGGTAATGTGGCAAGTGTTGAGGTTGTTCCTTCGGTTTCGGAGATGGAACATGATGGGATAATCGACTATGTGGATGatgacgaagaagaagaagaagaagaggtacTTGACGATAGCGGGAAGAAGAGAATGAGGAAGCCCGTGAAAGCAAGGTCGCTGAAATCGTTGATGtga